A single region of the Mercenaria mercenaria strain notata chromosome 6, MADL_Memer_1, whole genome shotgun sequence genome encodes:
- the LOC128557677 gene encoding uncharacterized protein LOC128557677 → MSRDPDYYQTVSLKLSEVLNDICVNERMILKRRRMALLSETMVTSTHRLLGENISIYHFGSQSEGSTTIGLKSDADTLGYSSECNVIQDWSEWQPGWTSLLMIQDETTSPGYCLLQWLRNDEPLPVPTASLDHNPDSRLTVSRGKVLLKNTGLIDVALAAGCVINGPALSQGMPGIGDNDMVPAHHCKSWPAEAQPWLVRQGIGRWPTEDMKRYCETTGYFVVAVSSKNGQHEELEWRISTSQAERCLMFSLNITQLRCYILMKMILKTFINPRCDGVLSSFMCKTVLFHCIQNTHSNKWVQSNLLACLMCCLTVLQNFLRQENCPHFVIPENNLMAGRISPHNKVRVFEVLQKITQSKGRSLLEIPMDDLGMRLQLKMNMGEAFQYHVTPAQMYAKISSRMLVNIANGISVIHIYILVSMHDENKMVYERLSDFTLTLTRMYRAMGFNSLEKSAVKLLAPLLSSSLGSVLASHNIYTTHSISPEARGWFSVGLNSDVASGRLKLASALYCVGDMERAEFVLRNTEGKYDLNTVESVCDCCEHPMMYYSRQGFEHKCYTGIEEMIQHTIAFCVRFLRCETCCVPKELQSEMFRSTHEDMLEREIHECWMDWAVVDSLPYLYFLQYKTYGALQRVADQQHALANLVTTIDTESKLGHRETALNLLGQCMEQENRHIDALRCYMISLNIRPRNNAAKFLICIVLNEIVNRQENTLN, encoded by the coding sequence ATGTCTCGAGATCCTGATTATTACCAGACTGTATCACTGAAACTGTCAGAGGTGCTCAATGATATTTGTGTCAATGAAAGAATGATACTGAAGAGGAGGAGGATGGCCTTGTTGAGTGAAACTATGGTAACTAGTACACACAGATTGCTGGGTGAGAACATTTCAATCTATCATTTTGGTAGCCAGTCTGAAGGGTCTACAACAATAGGACTCAAATCAGATGCTGATACACTCGGCTACAGCAGTGAGTGTAATGTGATACAGGACTGGAGTGAGTGGCAACCTGGCTGGACCAGTCTACTGATGATCCAGGATGAGACCACATCACCAGGTTATTGTCTACTACAATGGCTGAGGAACGATGAGCCTCTTCCTGTTCCTACTGCTTCACTTGATCATAATCCAGACAGCCGTCTTACAGTTAGCAGAGGTAAAGTGCTGCTGAAGAACACAGGTTTAATAGATGTTGCCTTAGCAGCAGGATGTGTAATAAATGGTCCTGCATTAAGTCAAGGAATGCCAGGAATTGGTGACAATGATATGGTTCCAGCACACCACTGTAAATCATGGCCCGCAGAAGCCCAGCCATGGTTAGTAAGACAAGGCATAGGAAGATGGCCTACAGAAGACATGAAGAGATATTGTGAGACTACAGGATATTTTgttgtagcagtgagcagtaaAAATGGCCAGCATGAAGAActtgaatggagaatatctacTTCCCAGGCTGAAAGATGTCTCATGTTCAGTTTAAACATCACACAATTAAGATGTTACATTCTGATGAAgatgattcttaaaacattcataaatccTAGGTGTGATGGTGTACTTTCAAGTTTCATgtgcaaaactgttttatttcattgcatACAGAATACACATTCAAATAAGTGGGTGCAATCTAACTTACTTGCATGTTTGATGTGCTGCCTTACAGTATTGCAGAACTTTCTAAGACAAGAAAACTGTCCACATTTTGTAATACCTGAAAACAACCTGATGGCTGGAAGAATTTCTCCTCATAACAAAGTCAGAGTTTTTGAAGTCCTACAAAAGATCACACAAAGTAAGGGTCGATCACTACTCGAAATTCCCATGGATGACCTTGGAATGAGACTTCAACTGAAGATGAATATGGGTGAAGCTTTTCAGTATCATGTAACTCCAGCCCAAATGTATGCTAAAATTTCATCACGGATGCTAGTCAATATTGCCAATGGCATAAGTGTCATTCACATATACATTTTAGTATCAATGCatgatgaaaataaaatggtGTATGAGAGATTATCAGACTTTACATTAACACTTACAAGAATGTACAGAGCAATGGGTTTTAACAGTTTGGAAAAGTCTGCAGTAAAACTTTTAGCACCTCTGCTTTCTTCTTCCTTAGGATCTGTGTTAGCATCTCACAACATTTACACTACTCACAGTATATCTCCAGAAGCCCGGGGCTGGTTTTCAGTTGGTTTGAACTCAGATGTGGCATCTGGCAGACTGAAACTAGCATCAGCATTATACTGTGTAGGAGATATGGAAAGAGCAGAGTTTGTTCTGAGGAATACAGAAGGAAAATATGATCTGAATACTGTTGAATCTGTGTGTGACTGTTGTGAACATCCGATGATGTATTACTCAAGGCAAGGTTTTGAGCATAAATGTTACACTGGAATTGAAGAAATGATACAACATACTATAGCATTTTGTGTTAGATTTCTGCGGTGTGAAACTTGCTGTGTTCCTAAAGAGCTACAGTCTGAAATGTTTAGATCTACACACGAGGACATGCTTGAAAGGGAAATTCACGAGTGTTGGATGGATTGGGCAGTGGTAGATTCTCTACCTTACCTGTACTTTCTACAATACAAGACATACGGAGCTCTTCAGAGAGTGGCAGACCAGCAACATGCACTTGCAAACCTTGTCACTACCATTGATACAgaatcaaaactaggtcacagggaaACAGCACTGAACTTACTGGGACAGTGTATGGAACAGGAAAATCGACATATTGATGCTTTACGATGCTATATGATATCCCTGAATATCCGACCAAGAAACAATGCTGCAAAATTTTTAATCTGTATAGTTCTCAATGAAATAGTTAACAGGCAGGAAAATACACTGAACTGA